From a single Larimichthys crocea isolate SSNF chromosome XIII, L_crocea_2.0, whole genome shotgun sequence genomic region:
- the rnf183 gene encoding E3 ubiquitin-protein ligase RNF183, which yields MSGDRGKYRPEGNHGDGQTPNVKPKLVQKERNSKEDYFKKEKPAKVRRSRSTDSERLERGRRRERDRHHGERRQRGRSEEAPRQNRKEGESDRREVRPPENDVEDTECAVCFCTYDNVFKTPKLLACGHTFCLECLARINVTSPELKTLSCPVCRELTELPHGQDLPRLGNNVDIIHKLPADMQRALSIRFKRSKGKLLLKNPPPTSPVKTNIITLPKKNQEGQAMTGGDVNLATMEQGTAPTTVVDVGRPPSRVRGRLRRLFRSDQCYYAVVGSIITITVALMLVGILAFVIIPNVAIHRRPDHGNQTHSPQGTGAPTQGASP from the coding sequence ATGAGCGGTGACAGGGGGAAATACAGGCCCGAAGGGAACCACGGAGATGGACAGACACCCAATGTCAAACCCAAGCTTGTCCAGAAAGAAAGGAACAGCAAGGAGGACTACTTTAAGAAGGAGAAGCCTGCAAAAGTGAGGAGGTCGAGGAGTACCGACTCGGAGAGGTTGGAACGAGGCAGGAGGAGGGAACGAGACAGGCACcatggagagaggaggcagagggggaGGAGTGAGGAGGCCCCGAGACAGAacaggaaagagggagagagtgatCGGAGGGAGGTGAGGCCTCCTGAAAATGACGTGGAGGACACAGAGTGCGCCGTGTGCTTCTGCACATACGATAACGTCTTCAAGACCCCGAAACTGCTGGCGTGTGGGCACACCTTCTGTCTGGAGTGCCTCGCTCGCATCAACGTGACCTCTCCAGAGCTCAAGACCCTGTCCTGCCCCGTGTGTCGTGAGCTGACCGAGCTCCCCCACGGCCAGGATCTACCCCGCCTGGGCAACAACGTGGATATCATACACAAACTCCCAGCAGACATGCAGAGGGCACTGTCCATCCGCTTCAAGCGCAGTAAGGGCAAACTACTCCTGAAGAACCCTCCTCCTACCAGCCCGGTAAAGACTAATATCATCACCCTGCCTAAAAAGAATCAGGAAGGCCAGGCGATGACAGGTGGTGACGTCAACTTGGCCACAATGGAGCAGGGAACAGCACCAACCACAGTGGTGGACGTAGGCAGGCCTCCGAGCAGGGTCAGAGGTCGCCTGCGCAGGTTGTTCCGCTCAGACCAGTGCTACTACGCCGTGGTGGGgtccatcatcaccatcactgtgGCACTCATGCTGGTGGGGATTCTGGCTTTTGTGATTATACCGAACGTGGCCATTCACCGGAGGCCTGATCACGGTAACCAGACACACAGTCCACAAGGAACTGGTGCACCAACGCAAGGTGCAAGCCCCTGA